A DNA window from Naumovozyma dairenensis CBS 421 chromosome 7, complete genome contains the following coding sequences:
- the NDAI0G01600 gene encoding aldo/keto reductase, which produces MSKLVKQVQFGNTGIKISPLIVGCMSYGSKAWAQWVEDDKEKIFQIFKHCYDIGFRTFDTADVYSNGKSERLLGEFLRKFEIRRETVVILTKTYFRVDETLDLPLGEFPHSENDVLDLVNQQGLSRKHILDSVKNSVGRLGTYIDVLQIHRFDPTTPIKETMKALNDVVENGDVRYIGASSMLPTEFVEMQAIADKYDWFQFVNVQSQYNLLYREDERDLMKYCKKHNIALTPWSPNYQGLLTRPVGVESTRSKTDKVIDAWHLKNLDPAQKEIINRVEELSKKKGVAMAAISTAWVMAKGCQPILGMSSIKRVDEAKDALDVKFTEEELAYLEEPYKPREFMI; this is translated from the coding sequence ATGTCTAAATTAGTTAAACAAGTTCAATTCGGTAACACTGGGATTAAAATCTCACCATTAATCGTTGGTTGTATGTCATATGGTTCCAAAGCTTGGGCTCAATGGGTTGAAGATGACAAGgaaaaaattttccaaatctttAAGCATTGTTACGATATTGGGTTCCGTACTTTCGATACCGCTGATGTCTATTCCAATGGTAAAAGTGAAAGATTGTTGGGTGAatttttaagaaaattCGAGATTAGAAGAGAAACAGTGGTCATTTTGACAAAGACCTATTTCCGAGTGGATGAAACATTAGATTTACCCCTGGGTGAATTTCCACATTCTGAAAATGACGTTTTGGACTTAGTTAATCAACAAGGTTTATCTCGTAAACATATTTTAGACTCTGTTAAAAACTCGGTGGGAAGATTAGGTACTTATATTGATGTTTTACAAATTCATAGATTTGATCCAACTACGCCAATTAAGGAAACCATGAAGGCATTGAATGACGTTGTCGAAAATGGTGATGTTAGGTACATTGGTGCCTCTTCCATGTTACCAACTGAGTTTGTTGAAATGCAAGCAATAGCTGATAAGTACGATTGGTTCCAATTCGTTAACGTTCAATCTCAATATAATTTGTTATACAGAGAGGATGAACGTgatttgatgaaatattgTAAGAAACATAACATTGCCTTAACTCCATGGTCACCAAATTATCAAGGTTTGTTAACCAGACCCGTCGGTGTTGAATCAACTAGATCTAAGACGGATAAAGTCATCGATGCTTGGCACCTTAAAAATTTAGATCCTGCACAAAAGGAGATCATTAATCGTGTTGAAGAGTTGTCCAAAAAGAAGGGTGTTGCAATGGCTGCAATTTCAACAGCATGGGTTATGGCAAAGGGTTGTCAACCAATTCTCGGAATGTCTTCGATCAAAAGGGTTGATGAAGCAAAGGATGCTTTGGATGTTAAGTTTACAGAAGAAGAGTTGGCTTATTTAGAAGAACCTTATAAACCTAGGGAATTTATGATCTAA
- the HHF1 gene encoding histone H4 (similar to Saccharomyces cerevisiae HHF1 (YBR009C); ancestral locus Anc_3.194): MSGRGKGGKGLGKGGAKRHRKILRDNIQGITKPAIRRLARRGGVKRISGLIYEEVRAVLKTFLESVIRDAVTYTEHAKRKTVTSLDVVYALKRQGRTLYGFGG, encoded by the coding sequence atgtcTGGTAGAGGTAAAGGTGGTAAAGGTTTGGGAAAAGGTGGTGCTAAACGTCACAGAAAGATTCTAAGAGATAACATTCAAGGTATTACAAAGCCAGCTATCAGAAGATTAGCAAGAAGAGGTGGTGTGAAACGTATTTCTGGGTTAATCTATGAAGAAGTTAGAGCTGTCTTAAAGACTTTCTTGGAATCTGTCATTAGAGATGCTGTTACATATACTGAACACGCCAAGAGAAAGACTGTTACTTCTCTTGATGTTGTGTACGCTTTGAAAAGACAAGGTAGAACCTTGTATGGTTTCGGTGGTTAA
- the NDAI0G01610 gene encoding TCP11 family protein (similar to Saccharomyces cerevisiae SOK1 (YDR006C); ancestral locus Anc_3.195), giving the protein MQNLRQITESSSSSTDLEKTTSDPPSNATTVTVSVVAEAASSPDSSSSSTTSANTMIKNSNVGNGIMKHVPDTVLNDELDHTNIENQITNEQQDYYGSSSYKMFKKILTYRILQQTLRLKRPLEEDQTSPSENRRKFRKRSYSLPNLLATRSNNISSEYDRSSSHYFMKPVNSSNHNEQRNRMARAKSRTKNSNVPPFTLNYNHDNICTIVYNSNNCDRVDDDNYDDYDDDFDDDFDDDDDDSDENYDSDGNRNVESFTYRENTEDNLLPPINLKYLEDLELSQVIRNAQLRHDLIFDPFLKFKPNQDQDQAQAPNDKSYLESQDQSKLYWNFIRVELALSANTSSLSPATHNTLVKKAQSSKLLFNLFETLKKILLTIVPEAKYVPTASSPFNNNNNSQEETHSIFTSIITDFDANLIVQELYLGVFDIPKFSTWITTLLRKCCAPIRDPLIGYIEQNFQSIFTNDDNNTVISISKFVDCLNQIFKILKLMKLDIVNYELRLFRPNLLLYTIDFEKNYFEKLYQFDSCQIMNSTLAWFQENLDNEKKRLILKNEVVEGDNANVSVIPQEKNQFYYRLFLKSVLNLLSCCNIVEKFPEGFFFDFDKLVLLRVDVRQMICQYICKMLYETMVRRDTHISPMDKTYLLSKKATNQVINGIDTIIKNKNGHCKWSNNINSISVQLCYWVQSYYKENINMSASSPSSSSMKLDGKMVEFCNNWLTRQFNPSSKIYTMLENKLLSALEEIIFEGSEINDDGEVNCKFLFSFGIDSPFSMSHRKSAFTNTLNISSGSSKINISNNIPNHPIRNYKHIDNKHPSYYSIKIDPENSILFSFR; this is encoded by the coding sequence ATGCAAAATTTGAGGCAAATAACCGagtcatcttcatcatccacagatcttgaaaaaacaacaagcGACCCACCTTCAAATGCTACTACTGTGACGGTAAGTGTTGTAGCAGAAGCAGCATCTTCTCCAgattcttcctcttcatctACAACTTCAGCTAACACTatgataaaaaattcaaatgtCGGCAATGGAATAATGAAACATGTTCCTGATACTGTCCTCAATGATGAACTTGACCAtacaaatattgaaaatcaGATAACTAATGAACAGCAAGATTATTATGGAAGTAGTTCCTATAAAAtgtttaaaaaaatattaacttACAGAATATTACAACAAACACTACGACTAAAGAGACCTTTAGAAGAAGACCAGACATCCCCCTCTGaaaatagaagaaaattcAGGAAAAGATCATATTCTTTGCCCAATTTATTAGCAACTCGATcgaataatatttcaagtGAGTATGATCGTTCATCTTCACATTATTTTATGAAACCAGTGAACTCCAGCAACCATAATGaacaaagaaatagaaTGGCGAGAGCTAAGAGTCGAACAAAAAATAGTAATGTTCCTCCTTTCACCCTAAATTATAACCACGATAACATTTGTACTATTGTgtataatagtaataactGCGATAGAGTTGACGACGATAATTATGACGATTATGATGACGATTTTGATGACgattttgatgatgatgatgatgattctgATGAAAACTATGATTCCGATGGTAACCGTAACGTCGAGTCATTCACGTACAGAGAGAACACCGAGGATAACTTATTACCTCCcattaatttgaaatatctaGAAGACTTAGAACTTTCTCAAGTTATTAGAAATGCTCAGCTAAGAcatgatttaatatttgatcCGTTCTTGAAGTTCAAACCAAATCAAGATCAAGATCAAGCTCAAGCTCctaatgataaatcttATCTAGAAAGCCAAGATCAATCTAAACTTTATTGGAATTTTATCAGAGTAGAATTAGCGCTTTCTGCAAAtacatcatcattatcaccGGCTACTCATAATACATTAGTAAAAAAAGCACAAAGctcaaaattattatttaacctatttgaaactttgaaaaaaatattactaACAATTGTGCCAGAAGCCAAATACGTACCCACAGCCTCGTCaccatttaataataataataatagtcAAGAGGAAACTCATTCCATCTTTACTTCGATAATAACTGATTTCGACGCAAATCTAATAGTTCAAGAATTATATTTGGGCGTTTTTGACATTCCCAAATTTTCTACCTGGATAACTACATTGTTAAGGAAATGTTGTGCTCCCATAAGAGATCCATTAATTGGCTACATTGAGcaaaattttcaatcaatttttaccaatgatgataacaatACAGTCATTTctatatcaaaatttgtaGATTGtttgaatcaaattttcaaaatattaaagctaatgaaattagatATTGTTAATTATGAATTAAGATTGTTTAGACCGAATTTACTATTGTACACAATTGATTTCgaaaagaattattttgaaaaattataccAATTTGACAGTTGTCAGATTATGAATTCAACACTTGCTTGgtttcaagaaaatttagACAATGAGAAAAAGAGActaatattaaagaatgaAGTTGTTGAAGGAGATAACGCAAATGTATCGGTTATACCGCAGgagaaaaatcaattttattatagGCTATTTCTCAAAAGTGTCCTTAATTTGCTTTCATGTTGTAACATTGTTGAAAAGTTCCCTGAaggatttttttttgattttgataaattggtattattaagGGTCGATGTGAGACAAATGATCTGCCAATATATTTGTAAGATGTTATATGAAACCATGGTAAGGAGAGACACTCACATTTCCCCTATGGATAAGACATATTTACTGTCAAAAAAAGCAACTAATCAAGTAATTAATGGAATTGATACCATTattaagaataaaaatggGCACTGTAAATGGtctaataatataaacTCTATATCTGTTCAACTTTGCTATTGGGTTCAAAGTTACTATAAagagaatattaatatgtCTGCTTCTTCACCATCATCCTCATCTATGAAATTAGATGGCAAAATGGTTGAGTTTTGTAACAATTGGTTAACAAGACAATTCAACCCATCGAGTAAGATATATACCAtgttagaaaataaattattgagtgcattagaagaaataatttttgagGGATCTGAAATTAACGATGATGGAGAAGTAAATTGCAAATTTCTCTTTAGTTTTGGTATAGATTCTCCCTTCTCAATGTCACACAGAAAGTCAGCTTTCACAAATACTCTAAATATATCCAGCGGTAGCTCTAAAATAAACATTtccaataatattccaaatcaCCCTATAAGAAACTACAAACATATTGACAACAAGCATCCGAGTTATTATTCTATCAAAATAGATCCTGAGAATAGCATCCTTTTCTCTTTTCGATAG